In the genome of Coregonus clupeaformis isolate EN_2021a chromosome 1, ASM2061545v1, whole genome shotgun sequence, one region contains:
- the LOC121575311 gene encoding mitochondrial pyruvate carrier 1 → MAGTLARKAVDHLKSKEFREYLMSTHFWGPVANWGLPIAAISDMKKSPEIISGRMTFALTCYSLLFMRFAYKVQPRNWLLFACHLTNETAQLIQGSRLIKYNMEKKSS, encoded by the exons ATGGCAGGTACTTTGGCACGTAAGGCTGTTGACCATCTTAAAAGCAAGGAGTTCAGAGAGTATCTAATGAG CACA CACTTCTGGGGACCTGTGGCCAACTGGGGTCTGCCCATTGCTGCCATCAGTGACATGAAGAAAAGCCCTGAGATTATCAGTGGCAGAATGACCTTTG CTCTGACCTGCTACTCACTCCTGTTTATGAGGTTTGCATACAAAGTTCAGCCAAGGAATTGGCTCCTCTTTGCTTGCCACCTAACCAATGAGACAGCCCAGCTCATTCAAGGATCACGACTTATCAAATACAA CATGGAGAAGAAGTCATCTTAG